A single window of Gossypium arboreum isolate Shixiya-1 chromosome 13, ASM2569848v2, whole genome shotgun sequence DNA harbors:
- the LOC108461602 gene encoding ninja-family protein AFP3-like: MFPSKMGSEASENRSKEMENLSLQTENSPRNLLQRFMSRETLDSTRSEGEDDEDEEEVELNLGLSLGGRFGVDKHASKLKRSSSIAGSIPIFREDDSANAPPPSVHHPTTLIRASSLPTVTEEEWRKRKELQTLRRMEAKRRRSEKQRISRGKMEESKGLQGARNSGEARSSGSASSLQEQGDSEAATGSSGTKTSGSERTLGLIGETVENKEKEGGKAMEDMPHVFTKGEGPNGKRVDGILYKYGKGEEVRIMCVCHGNFFSPAEFVKHAGGGDVDNPLRHIVINPSSSSLL, encoded by the exons ATGTTTCCATCAAAAATGGGATCAGAAGCAAGTGAAAACAGAAGCAAAGAAATGGAGAATCTTTCTTTGCAAACAGAAAATTCCCCAAGAAACCTGTTACAAAGATTCATGTCAAGAGAAACACTAGATTCAACAAGAAGTGAAGGTGAAGAtgatgaagatgaagaagaagTGGAGCTGAATCTTGGGTTATCATTAGGAGGCAGATTTGGTGTTGATAAGCATGCAAGTAAGTTGAAAAGGTCATCATCTATTGCTGGTTCAATACCAATATTTAGAGAAGATGATAGTGCCAATGCTCCACCACCATCTGTTCATCACCCAACAACTCTCATCAGAGCCTCTTCTTTGCCCACCGTGACTGAGGAAGAGTGGAGGAAGAGAAAAGAGTTGCAGACCCTAAGAAGGATGGAAGCTAAGAGGAGAAGAAGTGAGAAGCAGAGGATTTCAAGAGGGAAAATGGAGGAAAGTAAAGGGCTTCAAG GAGCTAGAAATTCTGGTGAAGCAAGAAGCTCTGGTAGTGCTTCATCCTTGCAAGAACAAGGCGATTCAGAGGCAGCTACCGGTTCTTCAGGGACAAAGACGAGTGGGAGTGAAAGAACTCTGGGACTGATAGGCGAGACAGTCGAAAATAAGGAGAAAGAAGGGGGAAAGGCGATGGAAGATATGCCTCATGTGTTCACAAAGGGAGAAGGTCCTAATGGGAAAAGAGTAGATGGGATTTTATACAAGTATGGGAAGGGAGAGGAAGTGAGGATAATGTGTGTATGCCATGGCAATTTTTTTTCTCCAGCTGAGTTTGTAAAGCATGCAGGTGGTGGTGATGTGGATAACCCTCTTAGGCATATAGTTATTAACCCTTCCTCTTCTTCCCTTTTGTAA